The DNA region CGCGCATCGCCGACCTGAGCCTGCGGACCATCACCGATTACCACGGCAACTACTCCTTCTACCTGCGCGAGCACGAGGCCAGGATGGAGCGGCTCCGGACGATGAAGCGCGAGCAGGACGAGGAAGTGGCGCGGATCAAGATGTTCATCGACCGGTTCCGCTACAAGGCGACCAAGGCCGCCCAGGTGCAGAGTCGGATCAAGGCGCTCGAGAAGATCGTCCCGATCGACGTGCCACCCGAGCGCAAGAAGGTGCACTTCACCTTCCCCGAGTGCGCCAAGAGCGGCCGCACGGTGCTCGAGCTGTCGCACGTCGGGAAGCGTTACGACGAGAAGGTCATCTTCAGGGACCTGTCGCTGCTCATCGAGCGCGGCGATCGCGTCGCCCTGGTCGGCCCGAACGGCGCGGGCAAGTCGACGCTGATGCGCATGCTGTCGGGTGCCGAAGCGCCCGATTCGGGGACGCGCACCGAGGGGCATCAGGTGGTGATGCAGTACTTCGCGCAGGACGAGGCCAATCGGCTCGAGCCGACGCGAACGGTGTACGAGACGCTCGCCGACGGGTCGCCCGTGCACATGGTGCCGGCCATCCGCAACATCCTCGGCGGCTTCCTGTTCGCGGGCGACGACGTCTACAAGAAGGCGGGAGTGCTGTCGGGAGGCGAGCGGACCCGCCTTGCGGTGGCGCGGATGCTGCTGCGTCCGGCCAACCTCCTGCTGCTCGACGAGCCGACCAACCACCTCGACCTCGACTCCAAGGACGTGCTGCTCGAGGCCCTCGAGAGCTTCAACGGCACGCTCATCCTGGTGTCGCACGATCGCTACTTCGTGGATCGACTCGCCACCAAGATCATCGCGGTCGGGCATGGCGAGGCGCTGGTCTACCCGGGCACCTACGAGGAGTTCCGCTGGAGCCAGGCCCAGCGTGAGGAACGAGGGGCCTCGGTCCAGGCCCCCGCTGGTCGGCCGCCGATCCCGGTGGGGCGTCAAGCCACACCAGGCGCGCCGCCCGCCACGTCCCGCCCCCCGACTCCCGATGCCCGGCCCCTCAGGAGCGCCGCGGCCGTCGCGACGCCTGCGGCCACGGCTGCCGCAGACAAGCCGGCGCCGGCGATAGATCGCGAGGAACGCAAACGACTCGAGGCCGAACAACGCCGGGTGCGCCGCGCCTGGGAAGCCCATCAGGAGCGGGTGGCTCGCGTCGAGGCGCGCATCGCCGAGTGCGAGCGCGACATCAAGGCGCTCGAGGCCGACATGTCACGGCCCGGCTTCTACGACGACCCGGTGGCGTCCAAACCCGTGATCGACCGTCATCAGGCGCTGATGTGGGAGGTCGGCGACCGGATGGCGGAATGGGAAGCCTTGCTCGAGGCGGCCCCGCCCGAGCCGAACTGAGCCTCAACTGACACTCGTGTCGTGCCGATTCTTGTAATTGGATTACAAGAATTGTCGGATCAGGCTATCCAAGGCTATGGATCCGTGGCCCATGTGTCGCTCGAAATTTGCCCGCCGGTGGCCAAACTGTAACCGGCATACGCATTGAATGTAATCTGCCGAGCGGGCCCATGCGCGCATACAGGCTGAAACCGTCACCAGCACCCGGAGGCGCCGGCGCGTCGAACCGGACCGTTGCCCACCAGCAGGTCGATCTGGTCCCCGAGCGGTTCTATCGGGACCTCATCTCCGGCATGCGCAATGGGGTGATCGTGATTCGTCGCGACGGCACCCTGGTGGCGATCAACGACGCGGCGTATGCCTCGCTCGACATGCTGCCGGGCTCGGCCGACGTCGGCCGCCCCATCTCGGCCGTCCTGGCCGACGTCCCGGAAATGGTCCGAGTCCTCGAGGGGGCCTTCGGCAGCGACCCGCTGCCCAACCGGGCCGAGGTGAAGCTGGCCCGGACCGGGCGTTCGATCGGTTTCACGTTGTCGCTGGTCCGCGACGCCCTCGGCATCGTGTCTGGCGCGGCACTCTTCTTCCGCGACCTGACGCGTGTCGAGCAACTCGAGGAACGCGAGCGGCTGCGCGATCGCCTCGCGGCGCTCGGCGAGATGGCGGCCGCGATCGCCCACGAGGTCAAGAACCCGCTGGCCGGCATCGAGGTCATGGCGGGACTGCTGAAGCGGCGCCTGTCGGACAACCCCGAGGCCCAGTCGATGCTGGCCGACATCATCGGCGAGGCCAAGATGGCCAACGCCATCGTCCTCGAGGTGCTCGACTTCGTGCGGCCCGTGCGGCTGCAGGTCGAGGACGTGTCGGTGGCCGAACTGGTGCAGGACTCGCTGCACATGGCCGACAGCCTGGTGAAGCGCGGCCATGTGGCCATCTCGGTGGATGTCCCGGAGGACCTGCCACCCGTGCAGGGCGACGGCCACCAGTTGCGCCAGGTGTTCACCAACCTGCTGACCAACGCCCTCGAAGCCCTCGACGGGCAGGGTCGCCTGATCATCCAGGCCACCGCGCTCGATCGGCTGCCGATCCCGTCCACGCCGGATCACCCGCCCGGCGCGGGTGTCGAGGTCACGGTGATCGACGATGGGCCGGGCATCCCGGAAGCGATGCAGGAGCGGATTTTCAGCCCGTTCTTCACGACCAAGCCGCGCGGGTCGGGCCTCGGCCTCGCGATCGTGCGCAAGGTGGTGGACGCGCACGAGGGGCGGATCGACGTCCAGCCGGGGCTCGACGGCAGCGGCACCTGCTTCCGTCTGCTGCTGCCGCTGAAGCCGTCGATGGAGCACGCGCCACTCCCGCAGAGCGACAACGGGGCGCCAGGCGGGCCGAGGCCGCGGTGACGGCGGCGCCGTCACCACGGCCAATTTCAAATTTCGAATTGCGAATTCTCGAGACTCCACCATGGGCCGCATCCTCGTTGCCGACGACCACGATTCCCTCCGCCGCGCGCTCGCCCGCGCCCTCACCGAGGCCGGGCACGACATCACGGAGGCCAACAACGGCAATGTCGCCATCGAGCGCCTGCACGAGACGAACTTCGACGTCGTGCTGAGCGACCTCAAGATGGGCGGCAGCGACGGGCTCGACGTGCTGCGCACCGCCAAGGCGCTGCAGCCGCAGACCGCCGTCATCCTGATGACCGCGTTCGGCTCGGTGCACACGGCCGTCGAGGCGATGAAGATCGGCGCCTTCGACTACGTGCCCAAGCCGTTCGAGATCGAGGAGATGGAGGTCAAGATCGACAAGGCGCTCGAGCACCGGCGCCTGCGCAACGAGGTCGACT from Luteitalea sp. TBR-22 includes:
- the abc-f gene encoding ribosomal protection-like ABC-F family protein — encoded protein: MLQLVGLRKAFADRVLLDDVTWQLNARDRVGLCGPNGAGKTTLLKILAHLDEPDAGEVVTPADLTIGYLPQDGLEYGGRTLVEEARQAFGPLLALKDELHQLEERLADTTLDDAAHEAVLVRYSEGQEEFRRRDGYTMDLRVATVLRGLGFEEADMDKPTETFSGGWQMRIALAKLLLQRPGLLLLDEPTNHLDLDARNWLEEYLHEYPGAVILTSHDRFFLDAVVTRIADLSLRTITDYHGNYSFYLREHEARMERLRTMKREQDEEVARIKMFIDRFRYKATKAAQVQSRIKALEKIVPIDVPPERKKVHFTFPECAKSGRTVLELSHVGKRYDEKVIFRDLSLLIERGDRVALVGPNGAGKSTLMRMLSGAEAPDSGTRTEGHQVVMQYFAQDEANRLEPTRTVYETLADGSPVHMVPAIRNILGGFLFAGDDVYKKAGVLSGGERTRLAVARMLLRPANLLLLDEPTNHLDLDSKDVLLEALESFNGTLILVSHDRYFVDRLATKIIAVGHGEALVYPGTYEEFRWSQAQREERGASVQAPAGRPPIPVGRQATPGAPPATSRPPTPDARPLRSAAAVATPAATAAADKPAPAIDREERKRLEAEQRRVRRAWEAHQERVARVEARIAECERDIKALEADMSRPGFYDDPVASKPVIDRHQALMWEVGDRMAEWEALLEAAPPEPN
- a CDS encoding nitrogen regulation protein NR(II), with the translated sequence MRAYRLKPSPAPGGAGASNRTVAHQQVDLVPERFYRDLISGMRNGVIVIRRDGTLVAINDAAYASLDMLPGSADVGRPISAVLADVPEMVRVLEGAFGSDPLPNRAEVKLARTGRSIGFTLSLVRDALGIVSGAALFFRDLTRVEQLEERERLRDRLAALGEMAAAIAHEVKNPLAGIEVMAGLLKRRLSDNPEAQSMLADIIGEAKMANAIVLEVLDFVRPVRLQVEDVSVAELVQDSLHMADSLVKRGHVAISVDVPEDLPPVQGDGHQLRQVFTNLLTNALEALDGQGRLIIQATALDRLPIPSTPDHPPGAGVEVTVIDDGPGIPEAMQERIFSPFFTTKPRGSGLGLAIVRKVVDAHEGRIDVQPGLDGSGTCFRLLLPLKPSMEHAPLPQSDNGAPGGPRPR